From Hyla sarda isolate aHylSar1 chromosome 5, aHylSar1.hap1, whole genome shotgun sequence, a single genomic window includes:
- the LOC130272836 gene encoding uncharacterized protein LOC130272836 isoform X1, with the protein MSLCSITEPCGQVPVSFIDVAVYFSEEEWRHLEDWQKNLYMEVMQENLEIFLSLDDLFLPCDKMIEHSSTFSCNSVRRKLQGTYDQVHTQYKTYGQGVLEDLHHKCSQCHQDCASWSLLIDHKIDHHRHKPRLRPKDETISDTQNPRHNEWRPLHTHDYFSLRDLIQATCTIRAQDDEQTYKVQQEPRKCHKVRSNSESKKCPTRIQDSEMVESLGKCRHCSKVFTDCGLLAEHERSHKENKTFTCPDCGKTFIRKSILKLHRRTHTGERPFACTECGKRFSQRFNLVIHQRIHTGEKPYRCPTCDKSYRYKPALVRHEKEGKCTKSVSKTQVVENKPPGCLSSPPDKKLPVEIPQDPPCSSSHHSSSSYNALHDTVESKLNLPKLRPLSSTRTMNRDLHIVKEPSVTPSFIHPRARSKRPKTSTSITSNDLKITSPSTVTYAQSSIKTVSAATPSVCPLSGIKPPSTSSAYSLSSRRHPSASSISYSLNPNVPLASPQPMPTIMPTTMSYSINTKPQLASSCDISLSIDTKPPSALTPSINHSLGTTPPSAPTSSISHSTGTRPPSAPASSIRHSIDKVPLAPTSPISHSLGTTPPSASSFSIIHSIDTKLPFVSTSSIRHSVDTKPPSAPTSSIKHSLDTKPPSAATCSIRHSLDTKPQSAPTSFIRHSLDTKPPSAPTSSRRHSLDTKPPSAPTSSIKHSIDTKPPSAPMSSRRHSLDTKPPSAPMSSIKHSIDTKPPSAPTSSIRHSLDSKPPSAPMSSIKHSLDTKPPSASSSSAHSLYFKSPYTSSVPICSPSAKKLSLASSSSRSHAAAVKHLSSTSTYTTFQLSRNSPLTPPSSSQELDLKNPSMLSSGRYHSSGVRRHSTSMSSCSPASFTKHGSFNYDTSGEKYYPTSHPSSVKEPPNKSSLLSLPTSHLPCTKPSPTSIIQLTSSSPAPSHASSHCSAEKPFTCVQCKKTFAHLNQLTEHQKSHIGSRNTCPECNKSFIRKSTLILHKRIHTGERPFACTECGRRFSQRFNLVVHQRIHTGENPYVCTECHKSFRYRTGLLRHQRHGPCAKKTQTENSPMSIPNPASHRSLRPPSAPQKSHTVSSSDHPDLMKNLKRELPLERWQGVQSKTPLEGHLKSKQGLFSIFGNRAGKRSTRSTSHKVNISMKPSETDKPFNGTNTLHPSLRASVKPTIISHNMVSSKNHPVVNQIHEREPKSVLVKWTEIEKTDQKSSTYVTQTSREVQEPDVSRSLRTDKKLYKCDHCKKCFSQLNDYEEHQTVHANSQHRCPMCGKVFSKASQLVVHQRTHTGEKPYSCGKCNKQFSQKFNLVVHQRIHTGEKPFTCTECDKTFRYQTGLLKHQKYGLCS; encoded by the exons AtgtcactctgcagcatcactgaACCCTGTGGGCAG GTTCCTGTTAGCTTTAttgatgtggcagtatatttctCAGAAGAAGAATGGCGCCATCTAGAGGATTGGCAGAAAAACCTGTACATGGAGGTGATGCAGGAAAACCTGGAAATCTTTCTGTCCTTGG ATGACCTCTTCCTGCCCTGTGATAAGATGATAGAACATTCCTCTACATTCTCCTGTAATTCAGTAAGAAGGAAGTTACAAGGAACCTATGACCAAGTGCACACTCAATACAAGACCTATGGCCAGGGTGTCCTAGAAGATCTACACCACAAGTGCTCCCAGTGTCACCAGGACTGTGCTAGCTGGTCCCTGCTTATTGACCATAAAATAGACCATCACAGACACAAACCACGACTCCGTCCTAAAGACGAGACCATCTCAGATACTCAGAACCCAAGACACAATGAGTGGAGACCTCTCCATACCCATGACTACTTTTCTTTGAGGGATCTGATCCAAGCAACATGCACGATACGGGCCCAAGATGATGAACAAACATATAAAGTTCAGCAAGAGCCAAGAAAGTGTCACAAAGTGCGGTCTAATTCTGAAAGTAAAAAATGTCCTACCAGGATTCAGGATTCAGAAATGGTGGAGAGTTTAGGTAAATGCCGGCATTGTTCCAAAGTCTTCACTGACTGCGGCCTCCTGGCTGAACATGAAAGATCACACAAGGAAAACAAGACCTTCACGTGTCCTGACTGTGGGAAAACCTTCATAAGGAAATCCATACTGAAGCTTCACCGGAGGACGCACACCGGAGAGCGGCCGTTCGCCTGCACCGAATGTGGGAAACGTTTCAGCCAGAGATTCAACCTGGTAATCCATCAGCGGATTCACACCGGGGAGAAGCCGTATAGATGTCCTACATGTGATAAAAGCTACCGCTATAAACCAGCACTTGTCAGACATGAGAAAGAAGGAAAATGTACAAAAAGTGTCTCAAAAACACAAGTGGTGGAGAATAAGCCCCCCGGATGTCTTTCTTCCCCTCCAGATAAAAAACTCCCTGTGGAAATACCACAAGATCCTCCATGTTCTTCTTCCCATCACTCCTCATCCTCATATAACGCTTTACATGATACAGTAGAATCCAAACTTAATCTACCAAAGCTCAGACCATTGTCATCCACAAGGACTATGAATCGTGATTTACACATCGTTAAAGAACCATCAGTGACCCCTTCTTTTATACATCCTAGAGCCCGCAGTAAACGTCCCAAAACATCTACGTCGATCACGTCTAATGACCTGAAAATTACATCTCCCTCAACCGTGACCTATGCTCAATCAAGTATAAAGACTGTGTCGGCTGCAACCCCCTCAGTGTGTCCTCTATCTGGTATTAAACCTCCTTCAACCTCCTCCGCCTACAGTCTTTCAAGTAGAAGACATCCCTCAGCGTCCTCCATCTCTTATTCATTGAATCCGAATGTTCCACTAGCCTCACCTCAACCCATGCCAACAATCATGCCTACTACCATGAGTTATTCTATTAATACTAAACCTCAATTGGCCTCATCTTGTGACATCAGTCTTTCAATAGATACTAAACCTCCATCAGCCTTAACTCCCTCCATCAATCATTCATTGGGTACTACACCTCCATCGGCCCCAACTTCCTCCATCAGTCATTCAACGGGTACTAGGCCTCCATCAGCCCCAGCTTCCTCCATCAGGCATTCAATTGATAAGGTTCCTTTGGCCCCAACCTCCCCCATCAGTCATTCATTGGGTACTACACCACCATCAGCCTCATCCTTCTCTATCATCCATTCAATCGATACCAAGCTACCATTTGTCTCAACTTCCTCCATCAGACATTCAGTGGACACTAAGCCTCCATCAGCCCCAACATCCTCCATAAAGCATTCATTGGATACTAAGCCTCCATCAGCAGCAACGTGCTCCATAAGGCATTCATTAGATACTAAGCCTCAATCAGCCCCAACGTCCTTCATAAGGCATTCATTAGATACTAAGCCTCCATCAGCCCCAACGTCCTCTAGAAGGCATTCATTAGATACTAAGCCTCCATCAGCCCCAACGTCCTCCATAAAGCATTCAATAGATACTAAGCCTCCATCAGCCCCAATGTCCTCTAGAAGGCATTCATTAGATACTAAGCCTCCATCAGCCCCAATGTCCTCCATAAAGCATTCAATAGATACTAAGCCTCCATCAGCTCCAACTTCCTCCATAAGGCATTCATTAGATTCGAAGCCTCCCTCGGCCCCAATGTCCTCCATAAAGCATTCATTAGATACTAAGCCTCCATCAGCCTCTTCCTCCTCGGCTCACTCATTGTATTTTAAGTCTCCATATACCTCCTCAGTTCCTATATGTTCACCTTCAGCTAAGAAACTATCCTTAGCCTCAAGCTCTTCAAGATCTCATGCAGCGGCTGTAAAGCATCTCTCATCCACATCGACCTACACCACTTTCCAATTGAGTAGAAACTCTCCATtaactccccccagctctagtcAAGAACTGGATTTAAAAAATCCCTCCATGTTGTCCTCTGGTAGGTATCATTCATCAGGTGTAAGACGTCATTCAACATCCATGAGCTCATGTTCTCCAGCCTCCTTTACAAAACATGGATCTTTCAACTATGACACATCTGGTGAGAAATACTATCCCACCAGTCATCCTTCTTCTGTAAAGGAGCCTCCAAATAAATCTTCATTGCTATCATTGCCAACTTCTCATCTGCCATGTACTAAACCTTCACCCACCTCCATTATTCAATTGACTTCTTCTTCTCCAGCCCCATCACATGCCAGTTCACACTGTTCGGCTGAGAAGCCATTTACGTGTGTTCAATGCAAAAAAACCTTTGCTCACCTAAATCAACTGACAGAACATCAGAAGTCCCACATTGGCTCCCGAAATACTTGCCCAGAATGCAATAAGAGTTTCATTAGGAAATCCACCCTCATCCTCCACAAAAGGATTCACACCGGAGAGAGACCATTCGCCTGCACCGAATGCGGCAGAAGGTTCAGCCAAAGGTTCAACCTTGTGGTGCATCAACgtatacatacaggagagaatCCATACGTGTGCACGGAATGTCATAAGTCCTTCCGCTACCGAACAGGTCTTCTCCGTCATCAGAGGCATGGACCATGTGCGAAAAAAACACAGACTGAAAACTCTCCTATGTCTATCCCAAACCCTGCAAGTCATAGGTCTTTGAGGCCTCCATCGGCCCCTCAAAAATCCCATACAGTCAGTAGCTCAGATCATCCAGATCTAATGAAAAACTTGAAAAGAGAACTACCACTGGAGCGTTGGCAAGGTGTCCAAAGTAAGACACCATTGGAAGGACATCTCAAGTCTAAACAAGGTCTGTTTTCAATCTTTGGAAACCGGGCCGGTAAAAGGTCAACTCGCTCCACATCCCATAAAGTTAATATTAGCATGAAGCCTTCAGAAACCGATAAACCATTTAATGGCACCAACACGCTTCATCCTTCTCTCCGAGCTTCTGTTAAACCCACCATCATTTCTCACAATATGGTCTCATCCAAGAACCACCCAGTTGTCAACCAAATTCATGAGAGAGAACCTAAGTCTGTGCTGGTTAAATGGACAGAAATCGAGAAAACCGACCAGAAGTCCTCCACTTATGTTACTCAGACATCTCGAGAAGTTCAAGAACCGGACGTTTCTAGAAGCTTGAGAACagacaaaaaactgtataaatgtgACCACTGTAAGAAGTGTTTCTCCCAGCTCAATGACTATGAGGAACACCAGACTGTACACGCCAACAGTCAGCACCGGTGCCCCATGTGCGGCAAAGTCTTCAGCAAGGCTTCTCAACTCGTAGTTCATCAGCGGACACATACGGGGGAGAAGCCGTACTCCTGCGGGAAATGCAACAAGCAGTTCAGTCAGAAGTTTAATCTGGTCGTCCATCAACGGATCCACACGGGGGAGAAGCCATTTACATGTACGGAGTGTGACAAGACCTTCCGCTACCAGACCGGTCTTCTCAAACACCAAAAATATGGCCTGTGTTCATGA
- the LOC130272836 gene encoding uncharacterized protein LOC130272836 isoform X2, with translation MEVMQENLEIFLSLDDLFLPCDKMIEHSSTFSCNSVRRKLQGTYDQVHTQYKTYGQGVLEDLHHKCSQCHQDCASWSLLIDHKIDHHRHKPRLRPKDETISDTQNPRHNEWRPLHTHDYFSLRDLIQATCTIRAQDDEQTYKVQQEPRKCHKVRSNSESKKCPTRIQDSEMVESLGKCRHCSKVFTDCGLLAEHERSHKENKTFTCPDCGKTFIRKSILKLHRRTHTGERPFACTECGKRFSQRFNLVIHQRIHTGEKPYRCPTCDKSYRYKPALVRHEKEGKCTKSVSKTQVVENKPPGCLSSPPDKKLPVEIPQDPPCSSSHHSSSSYNALHDTVESKLNLPKLRPLSSTRTMNRDLHIVKEPSVTPSFIHPRARSKRPKTSTSITSNDLKITSPSTVTYAQSSIKTVSAATPSVCPLSGIKPPSTSSAYSLSSRRHPSASSISYSLNPNVPLASPQPMPTIMPTTMSYSINTKPQLASSCDISLSIDTKPPSALTPSINHSLGTTPPSAPTSSISHSTGTRPPSAPASSIRHSIDKVPLAPTSPISHSLGTTPPSASSFSIIHSIDTKLPFVSTSSIRHSVDTKPPSAPTSSIKHSLDTKPPSAATCSIRHSLDTKPQSAPTSFIRHSLDTKPPSAPTSSRRHSLDTKPPSAPTSSIKHSIDTKPPSAPMSSRRHSLDTKPPSAPMSSIKHSIDTKPPSAPTSSIRHSLDSKPPSAPMSSIKHSLDTKPPSASSSSAHSLYFKSPYTSSVPICSPSAKKLSLASSSSRSHAAAVKHLSSTSTYTTFQLSRNSPLTPPSSSQELDLKNPSMLSSGRYHSSGVRRHSTSMSSCSPASFTKHGSFNYDTSGEKYYPTSHPSSVKEPPNKSSLLSLPTSHLPCTKPSPTSIIQLTSSSPAPSHASSHCSAEKPFTCVQCKKTFAHLNQLTEHQKSHIGSRNTCPECNKSFIRKSTLILHKRIHTGERPFACTECGRRFSQRFNLVVHQRIHTGENPYVCTECHKSFRYRTGLLRHQRHGPCAKKTQTENSPMSIPNPASHRSLRPPSAPQKSHTVSSSDHPDLMKNLKRELPLERWQGVQSKTPLEGHLKSKQGLFSIFGNRAGKRSTRSTSHKVNISMKPSETDKPFNGTNTLHPSLRASVKPTIISHNMVSSKNHPVVNQIHEREPKSVLVKWTEIEKTDQKSSTYVTQTSREVQEPDVSRSLRTDKKLYKCDHCKKCFSQLNDYEEHQTVHANSQHRCPMCGKVFSKASQLVVHQRTHTGEKPYSCGKCNKQFSQKFNLVVHQRIHTGEKPFTCTECDKTFRYQTGLLKHQKYGLCS, from the exons ATGGAGGTGATGCAGGAAAACCTGGAAATCTTTCTGTCCTTGG ATGACCTCTTCCTGCCCTGTGATAAGATGATAGAACATTCCTCTACATTCTCCTGTAATTCAGTAAGAAGGAAGTTACAAGGAACCTATGACCAAGTGCACACTCAATACAAGACCTATGGCCAGGGTGTCCTAGAAGATCTACACCACAAGTGCTCCCAGTGTCACCAGGACTGTGCTAGCTGGTCCCTGCTTATTGACCATAAAATAGACCATCACAGACACAAACCACGACTCCGTCCTAAAGACGAGACCATCTCAGATACTCAGAACCCAAGACACAATGAGTGGAGACCTCTCCATACCCATGACTACTTTTCTTTGAGGGATCTGATCCAAGCAACATGCACGATACGGGCCCAAGATGATGAACAAACATATAAAGTTCAGCAAGAGCCAAGAAAGTGTCACAAAGTGCGGTCTAATTCTGAAAGTAAAAAATGTCCTACCAGGATTCAGGATTCAGAAATGGTGGAGAGTTTAGGTAAATGCCGGCATTGTTCCAAAGTCTTCACTGACTGCGGCCTCCTGGCTGAACATGAAAGATCACACAAGGAAAACAAGACCTTCACGTGTCCTGACTGTGGGAAAACCTTCATAAGGAAATCCATACTGAAGCTTCACCGGAGGACGCACACCGGAGAGCGGCCGTTCGCCTGCACCGAATGTGGGAAACGTTTCAGCCAGAGATTCAACCTGGTAATCCATCAGCGGATTCACACCGGGGAGAAGCCGTATAGATGTCCTACATGTGATAAAAGCTACCGCTATAAACCAGCACTTGTCAGACATGAGAAAGAAGGAAAATGTACAAAAAGTGTCTCAAAAACACAAGTGGTGGAGAATAAGCCCCCCGGATGTCTTTCTTCCCCTCCAGATAAAAAACTCCCTGTGGAAATACCACAAGATCCTCCATGTTCTTCTTCCCATCACTCCTCATCCTCATATAACGCTTTACATGATACAGTAGAATCCAAACTTAATCTACCAAAGCTCAGACCATTGTCATCCACAAGGACTATGAATCGTGATTTACACATCGTTAAAGAACCATCAGTGACCCCTTCTTTTATACATCCTAGAGCCCGCAGTAAACGTCCCAAAACATCTACGTCGATCACGTCTAATGACCTGAAAATTACATCTCCCTCAACCGTGACCTATGCTCAATCAAGTATAAAGACTGTGTCGGCTGCAACCCCCTCAGTGTGTCCTCTATCTGGTATTAAACCTCCTTCAACCTCCTCCGCCTACAGTCTTTCAAGTAGAAGACATCCCTCAGCGTCCTCCATCTCTTATTCATTGAATCCGAATGTTCCACTAGCCTCACCTCAACCCATGCCAACAATCATGCCTACTACCATGAGTTATTCTATTAATACTAAACCTCAATTGGCCTCATCTTGTGACATCAGTCTTTCAATAGATACTAAACCTCCATCAGCCTTAACTCCCTCCATCAATCATTCATTGGGTACTACACCTCCATCGGCCCCAACTTCCTCCATCAGTCATTCAACGGGTACTAGGCCTCCATCAGCCCCAGCTTCCTCCATCAGGCATTCAATTGATAAGGTTCCTTTGGCCCCAACCTCCCCCATCAGTCATTCATTGGGTACTACACCACCATCAGCCTCATCCTTCTCTATCATCCATTCAATCGATACCAAGCTACCATTTGTCTCAACTTCCTCCATCAGACATTCAGTGGACACTAAGCCTCCATCAGCCCCAACATCCTCCATAAAGCATTCATTGGATACTAAGCCTCCATCAGCAGCAACGTGCTCCATAAGGCATTCATTAGATACTAAGCCTCAATCAGCCCCAACGTCCTTCATAAGGCATTCATTAGATACTAAGCCTCCATCAGCCCCAACGTCCTCTAGAAGGCATTCATTAGATACTAAGCCTCCATCAGCCCCAACGTCCTCCATAAAGCATTCAATAGATACTAAGCCTCCATCAGCCCCAATGTCCTCTAGAAGGCATTCATTAGATACTAAGCCTCCATCAGCCCCAATGTCCTCCATAAAGCATTCAATAGATACTAAGCCTCCATCAGCTCCAACTTCCTCCATAAGGCATTCATTAGATTCGAAGCCTCCCTCGGCCCCAATGTCCTCCATAAAGCATTCATTAGATACTAAGCCTCCATCAGCCTCTTCCTCCTCGGCTCACTCATTGTATTTTAAGTCTCCATATACCTCCTCAGTTCCTATATGTTCACCTTCAGCTAAGAAACTATCCTTAGCCTCAAGCTCTTCAAGATCTCATGCAGCGGCTGTAAAGCATCTCTCATCCACATCGACCTACACCACTTTCCAATTGAGTAGAAACTCTCCATtaactccccccagctctagtcAAGAACTGGATTTAAAAAATCCCTCCATGTTGTCCTCTGGTAGGTATCATTCATCAGGTGTAAGACGTCATTCAACATCCATGAGCTCATGTTCTCCAGCCTCCTTTACAAAACATGGATCTTTCAACTATGACACATCTGGTGAGAAATACTATCCCACCAGTCATCCTTCTTCTGTAAAGGAGCCTCCAAATAAATCTTCATTGCTATCATTGCCAACTTCTCATCTGCCATGTACTAAACCTTCACCCACCTCCATTATTCAATTGACTTCTTCTTCTCCAGCCCCATCACATGCCAGTTCACACTGTTCGGCTGAGAAGCCATTTACGTGTGTTCAATGCAAAAAAACCTTTGCTCACCTAAATCAACTGACAGAACATCAGAAGTCCCACATTGGCTCCCGAAATACTTGCCCAGAATGCAATAAGAGTTTCATTAGGAAATCCACCCTCATCCTCCACAAAAGGATTCACACCGGAGAGAGACCATTCGCCTGCACCGAATGCGGCAGAAGGTTCAGCCAAAGGTTCAACCTTGTGGTGCATCAACgtatacatacaggagagaatCCATACGTGTGCACGGAATGTCATAAGTCCTTCCGCTACCGAACAGGTCTTCTCCGTCATCAGAGGCATGGACCATGTGCGAAAAAAACACAGACTGAAAACTCTCCTATGTCTATCCCAAACCCTGCAAGTCATAGGTCTTTGAGGCCTCCATCGGCCCCTCAAAAATCCCATACAGTCAGTAGCTCAGATCATCCAGATCTAATGAAAAACTTGAAAAGAGAACTACCACTGGAGCGTTGGCAAGGTGTCCAAAGTAAGACACCATTGGAAGGACATCTCAAGTCTAAACAAGGTCTGTTTTCAATCTTTGGAAACCGGGCCGGTAAAAGGTCAACTCGCTCCACATCCCATAAAGTTAATATTAGCATGAAGCCTTCAGAAACCGATAAACCATTTAATGGCACCAACACGCTTCATCCTTCTCTCCGAGCTTCTGTTAAACCCACCATCATTTCTCACAATATGGTCTCATCCAAGAACCACCCAGTTGTCAACCAAATTCATGAGAGAGAACCTAAGTCTGTGCTGGTTAAATGGACAGAAATCGAGAAAACCGACCAGAAGTCCTCCACTTATGTTACTCAGACATCTCGAGAAGTTCAAGAACCGGACGTTTCTAGAAGCTTGAGAACagacaaaaaactgtataaatgtgACCACTGTAAGAAGTGTTTCTCCCAGCTCAATGACTATGAGGAACACCAGACTGTACACGCCAACAGTCAGCACCGGTGCCCCATGTGCGGCAAAGTCTTCAGCAAGGCTTCTCAACTCGTAGTTCATCAGCGGACACATACGGGGGAGAAGCCGTACTCCTGCGGGAAATGCAACAAGCAGTTCAGTCAGAAGTTTAATCTGGTCGTCCATCAACGGATCCACACGGGGGAGAAGCCATTTACATGTACGGAGTGTGACAAGACCTTCCGCTACCAGACCGGTCTTCTCAAACACCAAAAATATGGCCTGTGTTCATGA